ATCCCTTGAATGCTGGTCTCCTCGGCATGCAGTAAACAGACCGCCAACCGTGGCAATGCATCTTGAAGCCTGTGAGGATATCCTCAGTAACAGATCCGTAAATCCAACCAACCTAGACATATATGTTTTGAGTTAGCTAAGGAATTCTTTGGATGTTAGGTTgcaaattttattttatttatagGACACAAAGACAACTGCAATAGTCTGATAAAAAATTACATGGAAAAGGGAAAACAAATGACTGGACGGGGCAAAGTTACCTCTTTCCCCCATTGTGTCTTATTCTCGTACCCGCAACTTAGTACATGGATGCAATCATCAAGACTTTTGAGCATGTCAAAGCGACAAGCTTCACCACTCTCTTGCAACGTTGAAGCCAGAAATGCTTGTGACAGCCCAAATCTCTTCTCAaacttttcttggggcaccagaGTTGCATATTCTTTGCCTATTTCTTATGAGGTATGGGAATTAGTCTCCATAAATACTTTAGAGAACATAATAATAAAAGAAGAaggcaaaaaagaaaagagcaacaGAAACAACTCACCAGTTACTTCCAAAGCATGTACTTTCTTAGATGCATCCCCGCATTTCACTTTCTTTTGGTTTTCTTGCTTTTTCTTAGCTTTCAAACATTTTCTTTCTGATCCGCAGCACAAGCAGCATGACATAGGCCAGCAGTTGCATGTCTTGCTAGGAGGCTTTGTTGCAGTTGGGGCATCATATCCATACAAAGCATGTCTTCTGAAAACACAACCTGTCCCGACATATATTGGTCCTTGGATCCCATCAAGACCTTTCATGTTAATCTGTACAGAAAAGTAGAGGGAAACATGCTCAGAATATCAGCTTATCTATCTTCCTGATAAAGTTATGATGAATTCATGCCATACATACATCAAAAAACACAACATTGTGGTTTGAATATCTGTCATGTTGATCAATGCCATCAAATCTCTGTGGAAATTGAACATAACAAATTTTCTCTCCCAAAACTGGGTCCATCAGAAAACACATTGCCTCCCTTAGTGCTTTGCTATTGTTGATATAATGGTCACAATCCACATTCAGGACAAAAGGTGCATTTGAGAGAATTGCTGATGTTCGCAGCTAAAATAAAGATCAGATTGTTAGTTGAAGGAAGCAACTGATAGATCAACTTCATATGAATGGTCTCTCTCAAAGGAAAGCCACTATAACACTATAGATTACCAATGCATTCAAGGCACCGGCCTTTTTATGGTGATCATATCCAGGCCTTTTCTCTCGTGAAACATAGACCAACCAAGGCAACTTATTTCCAGCATCATCCATAACACAATCATGGCCGGTGATGACCTGGTGACAGCATCACCACAAATGTAAGAAGATCAATCTAATATTATAAAAAGGAAACTAACATGGATCACATTTGGTAACATTATTTTTTGGTAGGGGGCTTGAAAAAGTTTAACAAAATTAAGAAACATAACAAAGTGCATTAAGCAATAAAATGGAGGATAAATGCAGTTCTAAAAGGGTGTCTGTTAGAGGCAAGTAAAGCACCCAACCTGGACCATTCCGGCATGGTCTCGAACATTATTTCCATGCCATGGAGCTCCTTCTGGCAGAACCCATCCTCCCTCAGGAACTTTATGTGAATTAGCAACCGCTGCGTTTATACGAACCTTAAATTCTTCATATTCTCTCTGTATGAAAACCAAAATGCAGGTCAAGATAGTTTAAAATTAGTTGCAAACACACATCAACAAGCATACTCTATACAAAACTATGATCAGAACGCAAAAACAACACTGTAAAAGGGCACATAGGCAAAGCGCTGTGACTGGCTCTCACAATCATAATTGTCATTGTCAGTAGCAGAATAGACAACATTACAGTAAAATTGTATCATTTGATATTCACACACATGCAAATTTCAATTTTCCTGTTTATTAGCATACATATGGTTGTACCAATGTTGTGCACGATGTTAAGTAGAGTCACATTTTAGAAAGGGCCTAGTGAGTCATGGACAAACAAAAGGCCTATTAAACAAAGTCCAAATAGTCTTCCTTCCTAATCTGTCATATGAACTAACCTTCATTGCCCGACGTTCTCGAACGAATTCTGGATGCACCTTTTCTCTCAGATAGTCAATTTTCTGAGCAAAATACCATTCAGGAGCCCGAGGCTCAATTTTATGCTTCTTACAGAAAGGGACCCACTTTCGTGCAAATAGACATGTTTCTGTAAGTGCTTCAAAAGTAAGCATGGCGGCACCATCATCCGACACATAGCAACAAACTTTATCAACAGGATAATCCACAGCCAATATGGACAAAACTGTGTTTGCAGTAATTAAAGGAGGTTCCTTCACCGGATCAACTGTACTGACAAATATATCAATTGGAGCCAGCTCTGATGGTTTTCCTTCCTTCTCATACCTGAGGGTGCCAAGGGGCAAACTTTAGAAATAAGATAAAATGTAATTCCTTCTATGACTATGAAGTTTAGGCAGATAATTTACCTTAATGATAATCGATCCAAGTATGTTTCTCTCTTTATTGGGTACCACTTGGGAAATTGGTCCAAAATCCATGAAAAAGCGAACCAAATTTCACATATTACTGAAGTCAACCATAACCAGTAAGCATCATGAACAGGATTCCGAATCCGATAGTGGAAAAATAAGGCAAGAATGGCCAGCCGTAAAATTATTACAATCCTGTAAGGGTTTATTTTGCTAGATGGAATAGGTAACTTCCTTGATAGTTGCTTGCTTTCAGCAGACCTAGAATGTATTAGACACTCGTTAGAGAGAAAACAAGTACTTGCTTTACAAATCCAAAGTTacagaaaaaaaaatccaaaataaTAGGGGTAGAACTAGCAAGATAGAAGAAAATGTTTCAAAAGTCAATATTGTTATTGATTCAAGAACGTCTGGCAAAAGGCACTGAAATAATTTATGGCTTATTTTTTTTATCTAGGTGCAAGCATGATGACTACCCACATATAATATAGCTATGCTTACTTCAGGTAAGACTAGCACAATATTTTTTTTGCACAATCAATTACAAAAGGCACTCTTTTGCAGTTGCTGATATTACTGATACAGTAAAATATGTTCACCTGGGATGATGGCCATCAAAATCATTTTGGTCAGATCCTTCACCATCAGATGAAACTTTTTGCATTTTGTGTTGTTGCTTTCTTTTCCATTCAACTCTGTTCTTCCAGGCAACAGATCCATAGCCATACAGTGTGAGGTCTCTTTTGGGATTTATCGGTCTTGTTTGCACTAAACCAGTGACACAGTGTTAAGATATAGCAGTAGCACCCTAAAAATAAAAACAAGACTAGTTGAAAGGGAAGCATACAGGGATTATGTCGCATAATCTCTCCAGTGTTAGGGTGCGCAACAAGAGCATGATGATTTGTTGGAGTTCCTACATGCTGCAGAAGCAAGCTCATGACTTTAGTACGTGTGTAACTAGAATTAGTGGTACGCAGTTCGGGATTTCAAGGTTCATTACCTCTTCATAAAAATGGACACTTGTTCCACTATTTGTAATACTGACACTATCAATGTCCCATGAGTTGATGGAGCTTTCTGCAACTGAGACACGGTATGGATGCACTGTACTTGATCGTCCAGCTATACTGGAAGCAAACTCGCTCTCTATGTCATCTgaaccttcttcttcctcatctcCATGGACTCGAGGACTACCTAACAGATGCAACACTCTTTAATTTCTCAATTTGAGGTATAACAAACTCAGAAAAGGTCAAGGAGAAAAAGGCATACCTTTGTGGCGTTTGTACCGGGTCTTGCACCGAGGGCATACTTGTGTGCCCTCCTGACGCTCATACTCGTAACAAGTACGGCAAACAGGGAAAGCACACTCATTGCATGCGACGAAATACTCGTTTTCTTCTTGTAGTATGTCAATATCATCTCCGCATATCTGACAAATATAATCTGGACAGCCTTGTGAAGATCCTTGCTGCAACGTGGCGACACCAACAAAAAGAGAAGTCAAAGTGAGTAACTTAAGGAAAGCTCGATACAAAATATGATTTGGTGGCCATATGCAACTATGCAAGAGCCTAGTAACCTACACACTAATACATTCAAGCAACACAATGCTGCTGCACCATTTCTTTTACCCCTGGCATTTCCTCCACAATAGCACAAACAGGTAAAACATCCAAAACAAAACTTAAGCGAAATTTACTATAACAGAAGATAGAATGCCAAATTAACATGGAGACAAGAAGAAAATGTCTTAAAAGTCGATACAGAGCATGGAAAAAGATAAACAGCTCAACAGGCGCGTTGGTTAAAAAAATATCCCGCAATGCAAATGCTGCCAAATTTGTATTTTACATGTAAAAATGGTTGAAATTCGACTTCAACCCGCATACTCTGGAGACAAGACAAAAGTGGGGAAAAAGTTCATAGGCTCAACGGCCGGCGGATTACCTTGGAGAAATCGTCGACGTTGAGGACGACGAACTCGCGCCGGGAGCCCGCGACGAGGAAGCCGAGCCCTCCAGCGTCCATCAGTCCGACGCGCTCCCGCTCCCGCCTCCGCCTCTACGCCAGCACTGCCCAACCAACCGAGCTCGCCCCCCGTCTCCGCGCCAACCCCAAATTAGCACCCCTCCCCCGTGaaacccgcgccgccgcaggcGCACCACGCGTCAAACCTCACCTCTCCTTCCTCTGCAGCGCCGGGCACCCGCAAATGGCAAATCCGCACCCCCCGCGAGAATCTCTCCGGCTCTTCCCAGTGCCCATGGATCGCCTCGCCGGGTCCATCGGCACCTCCGCCACCCGTCTCCCCCGCGTCCGCCTCCGCCCCCATCGCGCGGctactcttcttct
The genomic region above belongs to Panicum hallii strain FIL2 chromosome 4, PHallii_v3.1, whole genome shotgun sequence and contains:
- the LOC112889393 gene encoding cellulose synthase A catalytic subunit 5 [UDP-forming]-like isoform X1 yields the protein MDAGGLGFLVAGSRREFVVLNVDDFSKQGSSQGCPDYICQICGDDIDILQEENEYFVACNECAFPVCRTCYEYERQEGTQVCPRCKTRYKRHKGSPRVHGDEEEEGSDDIESEFASSIAGRSSTVHPYRVSVAESSINSWDIDSVSITNSGTSVHFYEEHVGTPTNHHALVAHPNTGEIMRHNPLQTRPINPKRDLTLYGYGSVAWKNRVEWKRKQQHKMQKVSSDGEGSDQNDFDGHHPRSAESKQLSRKLPIPSSKINPYRIVIILRLAILALFFHYRIRNPVHDAYWLWLTSVICEIWFAFSWILDQFPKWYPIKRETYLDRLSLRYEKEGKPSELAPIDIFVSTVDPVKEPPLITANTVLSILAVDYPVDKVCCYVSDDGAAMLTFEALTETCLFARKWVPFCKKHKIEPRAPEWYFAQKIDYLREKVHPEFVRERRAMKREYEEFKVRINAAVANSHKVPEGGWVLPEGAPWHGNNVRDHAGMVQVITGHDCVMDDAGNKLPWLVYVSREKRPGYDHHKKAGALNALLRTSAILSNAPFVLNVDCDHYINNSKALREAMCFLMDPVLGEKICYVQFPQRFDGIDQHDRYSNHNVVFFDINMKGLDGIQGPIYVGTGCVFRRHALYGYDAPTATKPPSKTCNCWPMSCCLCCGSERKCLKAKKKQENQKKVKCGDASKKVHALEVTEIGKEYATLVPQEKFEKRFGLSQAFLASTLQESGEACRFDMLKSLDDCIHVLSCGYENKTQWGKEVGWIYGSVTEDILTGFKMHCHGWRSVYCMPRRPAFKGSAPINLTDRLHQVLRWALGSVEIFLSKHCPIWYGYQSGLKPLERLSYINSVIYPWTSIPLIIYCALPAFCLLSGKFMVPEMNIYSSILFIALFVSIAATSILEMQWGGVGINDWWRNEQFWVIGGVSSHLFALCQGLLKVLGGVDTKFRVTLKGGDTNEFSELYEFKWTWLLVPPMTLLLLNVVGVLAGVSKAITDGYESWGPLLGKLFFSFWVILHLHPFLKGVMGKQDRVPTIIVVFSVLLAAIFSLLWVRVNPFTIKFDGPVLEVCGLECE
- the LOC112889393 gene encoding cellulose synthase A catalytic subunit 5 [UDP-forming]-like isoform X2 codes for the protein MDAGGLGFLVAGSRREFVVLNVDDFSKQGSSQGCPDYICQICGDDIDILQEENEYFVACNECAFPVCRTCYEYERQEGTQVCPRCKTRYKRHKGSPRVHGDEEEEGSDDIESEFASSIAGRSSTVHPYRVSVAESSINSWDIDSVSITNSGTSVHFYEEHVGTPTNHHALVAHPNTGEIMRHNPLQTRPINPKRDLTLYGYGSVAWKNRVEWKRKQQHKMQKVSSDGEGSDQNDFDGHHPRSAESKQLSRKLPIPSSKINPYRIVIILRLAILALFFHYRIRNPVHDAYWLWLTSVICEIWFAFSWILDQFPKWYPIKRETYLDRLSLRYEKEGKPSELAPIDIFVSTVDPVKEPPLITANTVLSILAVDYPVDKVCCYVSDDGAAMLTFEALTETCLFARKWVPFCKKHKIEPRAPEWYFAQKIDYLREKVHPEFVRERRAMKREYEEFKVRINAAVANSHKVPEGGWVLPEGAPWHGNNVRDHAGMVQVITGHDCVMDDAGNKLPWLVYVSREKRPGYDHHKKAGALNALLRTSAILSNAPFVLNVDCDHYINNSKALREAMCFLMDPVLGEKICYVQFPQRFDGIDQHDRYSNHNVVFFDINMKGLDGIQGPIYVGTGCVFRRHALYGYDAPTATKPPSKTCNCWPMSCCLCCGSERKCLKAKKKQENQKKVKCGDASKKVHALEVTGKEYATLVPQEKFEKRFGLSQAFLASTLQESGEACRFDMLKSLDDCIHVLSCGYENKTQWGKEVGWIYGSVTEDILTGFKMHCHGWRSVYCMPRRPAFKGSAPINLTDRLHQVLRWALGSVEIFLSKHCPIWYGYQSGLKPLERLSYINSVIYPWTSIPLIIYCALPAFCLLSGKFMVPEMNIYSSILFIALFVSIAATSILEMQWGGVGINDWWRNEQFWVIGGVSSHLFALCQGLLKVLGGVDTKFRVTLKGGDTNEFSELYEFKWTWLLVPPMTLLLLNVVGVLAGVSKAITDGYESWGPLLGKLFFSFWVILHLHPFLKGVMGKQDRVPTIIVVFSVLLAAIFSLLWVRVNPFTIKFDGPVLEVCGLECE